One segment of Cydia splendana chromosome 22, ilCydSple1.2, whole genome shotgun sequence DNA contains the following:
- the LOC134801500 gene encoding protein lethal(2)essential for life-like translates to MKTFSASTYTFIFLAIIGANLALGEDKCGEKSERRDLYRRRNSLFDQDFGLAFAPGDFLTSMFSPFSFHDYYRPWRHLASISKDVGSTIKTDKDQFQINLDVQHFSPDEITVKTVDGYVVVEGKHEEKEDDHGFVSRQFVRRYSLPEGVEPEKVVSQLSSDGVLTVSAPRRLQLENKSERAVPITQTGPIRKEIKEIKESPEIPKNPYTESCDKDSCSKKN, encoded by the coding sequence ATGAAGACATTCAGTGCATCAACGTATACCTTCATCTTCTTAGCCATAATTGGAGCCAATTTAGCTTTGGGTGAAGACAAATGTGGAGAGAAATCAGAAAGACGAGACTTGTACAGACGGCGGAACAGCTTATTCGATCAAGACTTCGGCTTGGCGTTCGCACCTGGAGACTTCCTGACTTCCATGTTTTCGCCTTTCTCGTTCCACGACTACTACCGGCCCTGGCGTCACCTAGCTTCAATCAGCAAAGACGTCGGATCCACCATTAAGACGGATAAAGACCAATTTCAGATAAACTTGGACGTTCAGCACTTCAGCCCTGATGAGATCACAGTAAAGACTGTAGATGGTTATGTAGTCGTTGAAGGAAAGCACGAGGAAAAGGAAGATGACCATGGCTTCGTCTCTCGTCAGTTTGTGAGGAGGTACTCTTTGCCTGAGGGTGTGGAGCCGGAGAAGGTGGTATCCCAGCTCTCCAGCGATGGAGTCCTGACGGTGTCGGCGCCGAGGAGGTTGCAGTTGGAGAACAAATCGGAGAGAGCGGTACCCATCACGCAGACTGGCCCGATTAGGAAAGAAATCAAGGAAATAAAGGAAAGCCCAGAGATTCCTAAAAATCCCTATACGGAATCCTGTGATAAGGACAGTTGCTCCAAGAAAAATTAG